From a region of the Pseudanabaena sp. ABRG5-3 genome:
- a CDS encoding AAA family ATPase, translating to MKINDFNFKNNNQNWHLEKTYFDNLNLLVGASGVGKTRILKALYLICNVAQGEVQMLENVEWSIDFSHLGKKYRWELKALNPTEKTFSNEQNQSEIVDEKLIIFAEDNELIEILHRTKTESTLNKSQIPKLKRTESAITLLAEEESIAPIADAFKRFIFNETLQNVEISIGFDPSSLTPSPFLNSQLRLINTDHNASTKALEKFKETSIHFATILKAYYLKEYFPQTFDEIKKSYIEIFPSVKNIRVTVNKQSDKNYNLLLEIQEHGSENWIPQYRISSGMYVTLTYLIEITTAPEGSVFVVDEFENSLGINCMPQLTDFILDKSPNLQFILTSHHPYIINNIPWKTWQLVSRTNGTIRTRKAVDIPELNTASSLDKFTQLINLLEHEEEAA from the coding sequence ATGAAAATCAATGATTTTAATTTTAAAAATAATAACCAAAATTGGCATCTAGAAAAGACTTACTTTGACAACTTAAATTTATTAGTTGGTGCTTCTGGAGTTGGAAAAACCAGAATTCTTAAAGCACTTTATTTAATCTGTAATGTCGCTCAAGGCGAAGTCCAAATGCTAGAAAATGTAGAATGGTCTATTGACTTTTCTCATTTAGGAAAAAAATATCGATGGGAGCTAAAGGCATTAAACCCAACTGAAAAAACTTTTTCTAATGAGCAAAATCAATCTGAGATTGTAGATGAAAAGCTTATTATATTTGCAGAAGATAACGAGCTTATAGAAATTCTGCATCGCACTAAAACAGAATCTACATTAAATAAAAGTCAAATCCCAAAACTTAAAAGAACTGAAAGTGCGATTACTCTTCTCGCCGAAGAAGAATCTATAGCCCCAATAGCTGATGCATTCAAGAGATTTATTTTCAATGAAACACTTCAAAATGTAGAAATATCTATTGGTTTCGATCCTAGCAGCTTAACTCCATCTCCATTTTTAAATTCTCAGTTGAGATTAATAAATACTGATCATAATGCTTCTACAAAGGCTCTAGAAAAATTTAAAGAAACTTCCATACATTTCGCGACAATACTTAAAGCATACTACCTAAAAGAATATTTTCCACAAACATTCGATGAGATAAAAAAATCTTATATTGAGATTTTCCCCAGTGTAAAAAATATCAGAGTCACCGTAAATAAACAGTCAGATAAAAACTATAATCTTCTCCTTGAAATTCAAGAACATGGCTCAGAAAACTGGATTCCGCAATATCGAATCTCCTCTGGTATGTACGTTACCCTAACCTATTTGATAGAAATAACAACCGCTCCTGAAGGATCGGTATTTGTCGTTGATGAATTTGAGAATAGCTTAGGCATTAACTGTATGCCCCAATTAACAGACTTTATTCTAGACAAATCGCCTAATCTACAATTTATTCTGACCAGTCATCATCCCTATATCATCAATAACATCCCTTGGAAGACTTGGCAATTAGTGAGCAGAACCAACGGCACAATCAGAACCAGAAAAGCTGTAGATATCCCCGAACTCAACACAGCATCTAGCCTAGACAAGTTCACACAACTAATTAACTTACTCGAACATGAGGAAGAAGCTGCGTGA
- a CDS encoding DUF29 family protein: MVLYHSPSLKRYFLQEFADCYLNARKLASNGTGSAIATFPIESPFNPEQTLDENFLPEG; this comes from the coding sequence GTGGTTTTATATCATAGTCCTAGCTTGAAGCGATATTTTTTGCAGGAGTTTGCTGATTGCTATCTAAATGCAAGAAAATTAGCCAGTAACGGAACAGGATCAGCGATCGCTACTTTCCCAATAGAGTCTCCTTTTAATCCTGAGCAAACGCTAGATGAGAATTTTTTGCCTGAAGGGTAG
- the hisS gene encoding histidine--tRNA ligase, producing MSSLQVTRGTRDILAPEIYYWQQLETTARQILNQAAYTEIRTPIFEATELFARGIGEATDIVGKEMYTFSDRGDRSLTLRPEGTAGVARSYIENKLFAQGGVQRLWYMGAMFRYERPQAGRQRQFHQLGVEVLGSADPRADAEVIAIASDFLKAVGLTDLVVDLNSVGSAEDRVAYRHALVDYFTPFVEEIDADSRDRLTRNPLRILDSKDKRTQEISQDAPSILDYLSPESQQHFEKVQNLLTDLNITYRINPRLVRGLDYYTRTAFEIQSNQLGAQSAVCGGGRYDRLIAELGGADVPAVGWAIGLERLVILMQQVAEQKQAAIDFYVISRGEQAEAKSLSIAQILRKVGFTVELDLSGAKFDKQFKRASNANAKAAVVIGDSEIEAGQVQIKWLDSGEQEAIAIADLSDSFEVLRQKL from the coding sequence ATGTCTTCACTTCAGGTCACACGCGGCACTCGCGATATCCTCGCCCCCGAAATTTATTACTGGCAGCAGTTAGAGACAACTGCGCGTCAAATTTTGAATCAAGCCGCCTATACCGAGATTCGCACGCCCATTTTTGAAGCTACGGAGCTATTTGCGCGGGGCATCGGTGAAGCTACAGATATTGTCGGCAAAGAGATGTATACCTTTAGCGATCGCGGCGATCGCTCTTTGACTTTGCGTCCAGAGGGGACGGCGGGCGTAGCGCGATCCTATATCGAAAATAAATTATTTGCTCAAGGCGGTGTGCAGCGTCTTTGGTATATGGGTGCAATGTTTCGCTATGAACGCCCCCAAGCAGGTCGCCAGCGTCAATTTCACCAATTAGGGGTAGAAGTATTAGGTAGCGCTGATCCGCGTGCTGATGCCGAAGTAATTGCGATCGCTAGTGATTTTTTAAAAGCCGTCGGTTTAACCGATCTTGTGGTGGATCTCAACTCGGTGGGTAGTGCGGAAGATCGGGTTGCCTATCGCCACGCTCTGGTGGACTATTTCACGCCTTTTGTTGAGGAAATTGATGCCGATTCTCGCGATCGCCTTACTCGCAATCCTTTAAGAATTCTTGATAGCAAAGATAAGCGCACTCAAGAAATTTCCCAAGATGCACCGAGCATTCTCGATTATTTAAGCCCTGAATCACAACAGCATTTCGAGAAAGTCCAAAATCTCTTAACGGATTTGAATATCACCTATCGCATTAATCCTCGTCTAGTGCGTGGCTTAGACTACTACACCCGCACCGCCTTTGAAATCCAGTCCAATCAATTGGGCGCACAGTCGGCAGTCTGTGGCGGTGGTCGCTACGATCGCTTAATTGCGGAACTTGGCGGTGCGGATGTGCCTGCGGTAGGTTGGGCGATCGGCTTAGAGCGTTTGGTCATTCTCATGCAACAGGTTGCGGAACAAAAACAAGCGGCGATCGATTTCTATGTGATTTCGCGAGGCGAACAAGCGGAAGCGAAGTCTCTATCCATTGCTCAAATTCTCCGTAAGGTAGGATTTACAGTGGAACTTGATCTCAGTGGTGCAAAGTTTGATAAGCAATTCAAACGCGCTAGCAATGCTAACGCCAAAGCCGCCGTTGTCATTGGTGATAGCGAAATCGAAGCGGGACAAGTCCAAATCAAATGGCTAGATTCTGGGGAACAGGAAGCAATTGCGATCGCTGATCTCAGTGACAGTTTTGAGGTGCTGAGACAAAAGTTGTAA
- a CDS encoding DNA polymerase III subunit delta' — translation MNALNSGLISPFDTVVGQSQAITLLKAAIKRDRIAPAYLFAGASGVGRSKTASAFAEILLGDRKSANRLSDRNHPDLLWVEPTYLDKGKMLTAKEAEAAGLKRRALPQIRIEQVREISEFVSRAPLECQRSVVIIEEAQSMAESAANSLLKTLEEPLYATIILIVPDAGSILPTLVSRCQRIPFTRLNQAQMQEVLIREGHTDIPPDVVALAQGSAGQAIDSFERFKSIPIELLNSVRQIPKDAKSAMAIAKQITKDLEVDLQLWLIDYLQNYFWEQQKSQSVLQHLDKARELIARYVQPRLVWEVTLLQIADKI, via the coding sequence GTGAATGCTCTCAACTCAGGCTTAATCTCACCCTTTGATACCGTCGTTGGTCAATCGCAAGCAATCACTTTATTAAAAGCTGCCATCAAACGCGATCGCATTGCTCCCGCTTATTTATTTGCAGGGGCGAGTGGGGTGGGGCGCAGTAAAACTGCATCGGCTTTTGCCGAAATTTTATTAGGCGATCGTAAATCTGCAAATCGACTGAGCGATCGGAACCATCCTGATTTACTGTGGGTCGAGCCAACCTATTTAGATAAGGGCAAAATGCTCACGGCGAAAGAGGCAGAGGCAGCAGGATTAAAGCGACGTGCCTTGCCCCAGATTCGGATTGAGCAAGTCAGAGAAATTAGTGAATTTGTCAGTCGCGCCCCCCTTGAGTGTCAGCGCTCAGTCGTAATTATCGAAGAAGCGCAGTCAATGGCAGAATCTGCGGCAAATAGTCTGCTCAAAACCCTTGAAGAACCCCTCTATGCCACGATTATCTTGATCGTGCCAGATGCTGGCTCGATTTTGCCGACCCTCGTTTCACGCTGCCAACGTATTCCCTTTACCAGACTAAATCAAGCACAAATGCAGGAAGTACTCATCCGTGAAGGACATACGGATATTCCGCCCGATGTGGTTGCTCTAGCCCAAGGTTCGGCAGGACAAGCGATCGATTCTTTTGAAAGATTTAAAAGTATTCCCATCGAATTATTAAACTCAGTCCGCCAAATTCCTAAAGATGCCAAAAGTGCAATGGCGATCGCAAAACAAATCACTAAAGATTTAGAGGTAGATTTGCAGCTATGGCTAATTGATTATTTACAAAATTATTTTTGGGAACAACAAAAATCACAATCCGTATTACAACACCTCGACAAAGCCAGAGAGTTAATTGCTCGATATGTCCAGCCCCGCCTAGTCTGGGAAGTTACATTGCTCCAAATCGCAGACAAGATATAG
- a CDS encoding class I SAM-dependent methyltransferase codes for MNNVIRYQNAALQYYRDLTGSSYLHYGYWEPIPSPTDELTVTKLRVAQEAYATHLLSFLPTDIHTVLDVGCGNGDNAVAMIEKGLKVEGLAPDPLQQANFLERTNGKALFHVDTFQEFVQAPAKYSSQLTYDLILFSESTQYMSPEMIADGSAAVTKSGSYVLLADMLRKDPEYKEGMFSNCLINADLHKSMENAGFKLVKTDDISAHIAPTLDICVQSFQTFGVSTMTYIGNLIAIAVPPIYKVLSYFFGKSIKKLITEGLQASSLFHKHLCYEIQLWQKI; via the coding sequence ATGAATAATGTAATTCGCTACCAAAACGCTGCCCTCCAATATTACCGAGATCTGACAGGTTCTTCCTATCTTCACTATGGCTATTGGGAACCCATTCCATCACCCACTGATGAGTTGACTGTTACCAAGCTCCGTGTCGCTCAAGAAGCCTATGCCACCCATCTTCTATCTTTTCTCCCTACCGATATTCATACCGTCTTAGATGTCGGTTGTGGTAATGGTGATAATGCTGTAGCAATGATTGAGAAGGGTTTGAAAGTTGAGGGATTAGCTCCCGATCCACTGCAACAAGCTAATTTCCTAGAACGCACCAATGGCAAAGCTTTATTCCATGTCGATACCTTCCAAGAATTTGTGCAAGCCCCTGCGAAGTATTCTTCACAGCTTACCTATGACTTAATTCTATTTAGTGAAAGCACTCAATATATGTCACCAGAAATGATTGCCGATGGTTCGGCTGCGGTGACGAAATCTGGCAGTTATGTACTGTTAGCAGATATGTTACGGAAAGATCCTGAATATAAGGAAGGAATGTTTTCCAACTGTCTGATTAATGCCGATCTGCATAAATCAATGGAGAATGCTGGATTTAAGTTAGTCAAGACTGATGATATTTCGGCACATATTGCCCCAACTCTAGATATTTGCGTGCAGAGCTTCCAAACCTTTGGAGTTTCGACAATGACATACATCGGTAATCTGATCGCGATCGCCGTGCCACCAATTTATAAAGTTCTGAGCTACTTCTTCGGAAAGTCAATCAAGAAATTGATTACAGAAGGGCTTCAAGCATCATCCCTTTTCCATAAGCATCTCTGCTATGAAATCCAGCTTTGGCAAAAGATCTAA
- a CDS encoding glutathione S-transferase domain-containing protein yields the protein MSVNQGEKFSLIDAVYAPIFRYFVAFDRYQNFGFSDRTPKVNAWREALLQRPSVQQAVAENYYDLLDEFLKKRNSFLAELIK from the coding sequence TTGTCAGTCAATCAGGGTGAAAAGTTTTCGCTGATTGATGCAGTCTATGCACCGATCTTTCGCTATTTCGTCGCCTTCGATCGCTATCAAAATTTTGGCTTTAGCGATCGCACTCCTAAGGTTAATGCTTGGCGCGAAGCTCTATTGCAAAGACCATCGGTTCAGCAAGCTGTTGCCGAGAATTACTACGATTTACTAGATGAGTTCCTAAAAAAGCGAAATAGTTTTTTAGCAGAATTGATTAAATAA
- a CDS encoding transposase: MPQNASRIYNELTKFGSQYSDWSDVRHLGVMVWMMVGMIATGSVNLTKWLSHINTKALIAQSTQRQLSRWLNNPRINPAKLYSPVIKELLSNWKEQEIYLSFDTSQLWKEYCIIRLCVVHRGRALPLCWRVIEHRSSSVDMSSYRDMFQRASKLLPVNVKVILLADRGFANPELVRYVSELKWQCRIRIKGNFWIHHPKNRWQTVNQLHLRLGEAKLLHNVQVHKTESKRLTNMHIAAAWESHSREHWYILSTEPTSIQTFWEYGLRFDIEENFLDDKSNGFDLESSRLRSAPAISRLCFVVAMTTLFLTAQGLAVANSGFRRLVDPHWFRGLSYLKIGWNWIHSALTKNWAFFPSYSFTSYLDSDPAIASRPKHCQKSFRIEFYVSTLDCTS, translated from the coding sequence ATGCCCCAAAACGCCTCACGTATCTATAATGAACTAACAAAATTCGGGAGTCAATACAGTGACTGGTCAGATGTGCGCCATTTAGGAGTAATGGTGTGGATGATGGTGGGAATGATCGCCACAGGGAGTGTAAATTTAACAAAATGGCTAAGCCACATCAACACCAAAGCATTAATCGCTCAAAGTACACAAAGGCAACTGTCAAGATGGCTAAATAATCCACGGATCAATCCCGCCAAGCTCTACAGTCCAGTGATTAAAGAGTTATTGTCAAACTGGAAAGAGCAAGAAATCTATCTAAGTTTTGATACGAGCCAACTGTGGAAAGAATACTGCATAATTCGATTGTGTGTAGTGCATCGGGGAAGAGCCTTGCCCTTATGTTGGCGTGTTATCGAACATCGCAGTAGCAGTGTGGATATGAGTAGCTATCGGGACATGTTTCAACGTGCATCAAAACTGTTACCCGTGAATGTCAAAGTAATTTTATTAGCTGACCGAGGATTTGCTAATCCAGAATTGGTGCGCTATGTAAGTGAATTAAAGTGGCAATGTCGGATTAGGATCAAAGGGAATTTCTGGATACATCACCCCAAGAATCGCTGGCAAACTGTCAACCAATTACATCTTCGTCTTGGTGAAGCCAAGTTGCTCCACAATGTCCAAGTCCATAAAACTGAGTCCAAGCGTCTTACCAATATGCATATTGCGGCGGCTTGGGAATCCCATAGCCGAGAGCATTGGTATATTCTCAGCACTGAACCCACATCAATCCAGACTTTTTGGGAGTATGGTCTCAGATTCGATATTGAGGAGAATTTCTTGGATGACAAATCCAATGGCTTTGACTTGGAATCTTCGCGTTTACGTTCGGCTCCTGCTATTTCCCGCCTTTGTTTCGTTGTTGCCATGACCACTTTGTTTTTGACTGCTCAAGGGCTAGCAGTTGCCAATTCTGGCTTTCGTCGTTTGGTTGATCCTCATTGGTTTCGTGGGCTTAGTTATCTCAAGATTGGCTGGAACTGGATTCACTCAGCTCTTACGAAAAACTGGGCTTTCTTCCCTTCTTACTCTTTTACTTCTTATCTGGACTCCGATCCTGCTATTGCTTCTCGTCCAAAACATTGTCAGAAGAGCTTTCGTATTGAGTTCTATGTTTCTACTCTCGACTGTACTTCCTAG
- a CDS encoding glutathione S-transferase family protein yields the protein MLPKLKLISHTLCPYVQRSLITVLEKQIPYDREYIDLANKPDWFLKISPLGRVPLLLVDGEVLFESAVICEYLDEITPDSLHPPDALTKAKHRSWIEFGSNLLTKIAGFYAAKDQETFEAKRLDLIANLELLEAQLDAVPFFAGEKLID from the coding sequence ATGTTGCCTAAACTCAAGCTAATCAGCCATACCCTCTGTCCCTACGTGCAGCGATCGCTGATCACCGTCCTTGAAAAGCAAATTCCTTACGATCGCGAATACATTGACCTTGCCAATAAACCCGACTGGTTTCTCAAAATTTCACCATTGGGCAGAGTTCCTTTGCTGCTAGTCGATGGCGAAGTACTATTTGAATCGGCAGTAATTTGTGAATATCTCGATGAAATCACCCCAGACTCGCTACATCCACCAGATGCTTTAACAAAAGCCAAACATCGCTCTTGGATCGAATTTGGCTCAAATCTACTGACAAAAATTGCGGGTTTCTATGCGGCTAAGGATCAAGAAACCTTTGAGGCTAAACGTTTAGATTTAATTGCAAATTTAGAACTACTAGAAGCACAACTTGATGCAGTCCCATTTTTTGCTGGTGAAAAGCTGATTGACTGA
- a CDS encoding MarR family winged helix-turn-helix transcriptional regulator produces MSTNLALDPLRNSAWRSLLTVHTKLLDRIAERLTQANLPPLEWYDVLLTLKESPDNSLRLSELAEKVLLTRSNLTRLVDRLEKADLLYRKSCPSDRRGTYAVLTEAGLEMQKKMWVVYAEGISDYFASHISEDEARTLQQICDRLLSNSAQLNIQPKN; encoded by the coding sequence ATGTCAACAAATTTAGCCCTAGATCCTTTGCGAAATTCAGCTTGGAGATCGCTTTTGACCGTTCATACCAAGCTACTAGATCGCATTGCCGAAAGACTTACTCAAGCTAATCTGCCACCTTTGGAGTGGTACGACGTGCTGCTCACACTCAAAGAATCGCCCGATAACAGTTTGCGCTTAAGTGAACTAGCCGAAAAAGTACTATTAACCCGTAGCAATCTAACGCGATTAGTCGATCGCTTAGAAAAAGCAGATTTGCTCTATCGAAAATCCTGTCCCAGCGATCGGCGCGGGACTTACGCCGTCTTAACTGAGGCAGGTTTAGAGATGCAGAAAAAGATGTGGGTAGTTTATGCTGAGGGCATTTCTGATTATTTTGCTAGTCACATCTCAGAGGATGAGGCGAGAACTCTACAGCAAATATGCGATCGCTTATTAAGTAACTCGGCACAATTAAATATACAACCCAAGAATTGA
- a CDS encoding chlorophyll a/b-binding protein, translated as MTNSYRVDERGVLNNFAIEPKMYVDDTEKAGFTPYAELLNGRLAMIGFVSLLITEAATGHGLIWLLGNL; from the coding sequence ATGACTAATAGCTACAGAGTTGATGAACGCGGTGTACTCAACAACTTCGCAATTGAACCAAAGATGTATGTTGATGATACTGAAAAAGCTGGTTTTACACCTTATGCGGAATTACTAAACGGTAGACTTGCCATGATTGGTTTTGTCTCCCTCCTAATTACTGAAGCTGCAACGGGGCATGGATTGATTTGGTTGTTGGGAAATCTATAG
- a CDS encoding chlorophyll a/b-binding protein, translated as MTNSYRVDERGVLNNFAIEPKMYVDDTEKAGFTPYAELLNGRLAMIGFVSLLITEAATGHGLIWLLGNL; from the coding sequence ATGACTAACAGTTACAGAGTCGATGAACGCGGCGTACTCAACAACTTCGCAATTGAACCAAAGATGTATGTTGATGATACTGAGAAAGCTGGTTTTACACCTTATGCGGAATTACTAAACGGTAGACTTGCCATGATTGGTTTTGTCTCGCTCCTTATTACTGAAGCTGCAACGGGGCATGGATTGATTTGGTTACTGGGGAATCTATAA